From Gimesia panareensis, the proteins below share one genomic window:
- a CDS encoding polyprenyl synthetase family protein, whose amino-acid sequence MSHPSSFKEMWSTLQDLVNQRLTAALDPSTDCPPILKEAMSYSLSAGGKRLRPILVLLSSEACGGILESALPAACAIEMVHTYSLIHDDLPAMDDDALRRGMPTSHIKFGEANAILAGDALLTRAFELLAKEIEVKSIAAECCVDLANAAGAVGMVGGQVADLESEHLTEATLEQLEAIHRRKTGRLICSALTMGARIGGSNPDMLRNLEKYGICIGLAFQITDDLLDLTGDEEKMGKGVRKDAEHGKLTYPSLIGVEESRQRAQNLIEEACLSIAPLGSHGQRLEELAHFILERDH is encoded by the coding sequence ATGAGTCACCCCTCGTCCTTTAAAGAAATGTGGAGCACCCTGCAGGATCTGGTCAACCAGCGTCTCACAGCAGCCCTCGATCCCTCGACAGACTGCCCGCCGATTCTCAAAGAGGCAATGTCTTACAGCCTCTCCGCGGGGGGAAAGCGGCTCCGCCCGATCCTGGTTCTGCTCAGCAGCGAAGCCTGTGGCGGAATTCTGGAATCAGCGCTCCCTGCCGCCTGCGCCATTGAAATGGTGCACACCTATTCCCTAATCCATGACGACCTGCCCGCCATGGATGACGATGCCCTCCGCCGCGGCATGCCCACCAGCCACATCAAATTTGGTGAAGCCAATGCGATTCTCGCCGGAGATGCCTTGCTCACCAGAGCATTTGAATTACTGGCAAAAGAAATTGAAGTAAAGTCTATCGCAGCTGAATGTTGTGTCGATCTCGCTAATGCCGCTGGCGCCGTCGGTATGGTGGGAGGCCAGGTTGCTGACCTCGAATCCGAACATCTGACAGAAGCCACTCTTGAGCAACTGGAAGCCATCCACCGCCGCAAAACAGGTCGTTTGATCTGCAGCGCCCTGACAATGGGTGCACGTATTGGGGGGTCAAATCCTGACATGCTGCGAAATCTGGAAAAATACGGCATTTGCATAGGGTTGGCATTTCAGATAACGGATGACCTGCTTGATTTAACCGGCGATGAAGAAAAAATGGGAAAAGGCGTGCGAAAAGACGCTGAACACGGTAAATTAACCTACCCCTCGCTGATTGGCGTTGAAGAAAGTCGCCAACGCGCACAAAATTTAATTGAAGAAGCGTGCCTCTCGATCGCCCCACTTGGGAGCCACGGCCAACGATTGGAAGAACTGGCCCACTTTATATTAGAACGAGATCACTGA
- a CDS encoding M20/M25/M40 family metallo-hydrolase — MSRLKNKTLKVNDKKALQLVTDLMAIPGKSGEEGQIAAEIQRRLLAAGLPEKQIAFDKAHKKSSIGGECGNMIVKLPGTVKGPRRLLMAHMDTVPLCVGAEPVKKGKLIHSKSPLTALGADDRGGCSVILNALLTILEQDLPHPPLTFVWMVQEEIGLVGVRHLATSKLGKPAMCFNWDGKLSDMVCIGATGDSGMLIHISGVASHAGAHPELGVSAAVIAGKAIDDLASNGWHGLVVKGKDAGSSNIGVLSGGAATNVVMPELTIKAEARSHNPRFRERILNEFKKAFEKAARTVKNSAGKRGKVSFESYLKYDSFRLSQDEPAVQTASQAIQKLGGTPELTIGNGGLDANWMTAHGFPTVTLGCGQQDIHTTSETLMIDEYLKACQIGLTLATATESDA; from the coding sequence ATGAGCCGCCTCAAAAACAAGACACTTAAAGTGAATGATAAAAAGGCATTACAGCTTGTCACCGATCTGATGGCCATCCCCGGAAAAAGTGGGGAAGAAGGTCAGATCGCCGCTGAAATTCAGCGTCGGCTCCTCGCAGCCGGTCTCCCGGAAAAGCAGATCGCCTTCGACAAAGCACATAAGAAAAGCAGTATTGGCGGCGAATGCGGGAACATGATTGTCAAACTCCCCGGCACGGTGAAAGGGCCGCGCCGGCTGCTGATGGCCCATATGGACACAGTTCCCCTCTGTGTCGGAGCCGAACCGGTCAAAAAGGGCAAACTCATCCATTCCAAAAGTCCGCTTACCGCCCTGGGCGCGGATGACCGGGGTGGTTGCAGCGTGATTCTGAACGCCCTGCTCACGATCCTCGAACAGGATCTGCCCCACCCGCCGCTCACCTTCGTCTGGATGGTACAGGAAGAAATCGGCCTGGTCGGCGTGCGCCATCTGGCGACCAGCAAGCTGGGCAAACCAGCCATGTGCTTCAACTGGGACGGCAAACTCTCCGACATGGTCTGCATCGGTGCCACCGGAGATTCTGGGATGCTGATTCATATCAGTGGAGTTGCCAGCCACGCCGGCGCCCACCCGGAACTCGGCGTCAGCGCTGCCGTCATCGCCGGCAAAGCCATCGACGATCTCGCCAGCAACGGCTGGCACGGTCTGGTTGTCAAAGGCAAAGATGCCGGCTCCAGCAACATCGGCGTCCTCTCCGGCGGCGCTGCCACCAACGTCGTGATGCCTGAACTGACCATCAAGGCAGAAGCCCGCAGCCATAATCCCCGCTTTCGGGAACGCATCCTCAATGAATTCAAAAAGGCCTTCGAAAAAGCAGCCCGCACCGTAAAAAACAGTGCCGGCAAGCGAGGCAAAGTTTCTTTTGAGTCCTATCTGAAATATGATTCCTTCCGGCTGTCACAAGACGAACCCGCCGTCCAGACCGCCAGCCAGGCCATCCAGAAACTGGGAGGAACGCCCGAACTGACCATCGGCAACGGCGGGCTGGACGCCAACTGGATGACCGCTCACGGCTTCCCCACCGTCACACTGGGCTGCGGTCAACAGGATATTCACACCACCAGCGAAACTCTGATGATTGATGAATATCTCAAAGCCTGTCAGATCGGCCTGACTCTGGCAACAGCCACCGAATCAGATGCTTAA